In a single window of the Pseudodesulfovibrio profundus genome:
- a CDS encoding AsmA family protein — MSKPIKIILIAAGALLSLFIVAAIVLVSTVDPNEYKGQIAQAVEENTGRQLTFEGDIGFRFFPWLGLEVGPVALGNAKGFSPQEMVRINQAEASIELLPLLTGNVSIGVIILDGFNLNLAVNKQGVTNWDDLTASKGAKEPKATQPEEPAKESSGASLDSISIGGVKITNANVTYDDRSTGQQATIANLNLLIGEVGNNTPTPIDLGFDLKLNEPKIETSPTLTAVVTLDKDANTITLSDFILTLLDLSVTGNFFAKSHDKGMDYSGEIALAEMSAKKLMTSLGMEPLKTTDPAALTRISSTLKLSGNSNSAKLDNMTVKLDDTTIKGEGSVTNFAKPAIVFNVNVDDIDVDRYMPPATKGEATQSASSNQQDAGPVQEPDLSAMRELNLKAKLTINKLKAMNLRITDILCDLVAKNGIITIDPFSAKLYDGGLTAKSVLNVNGPLATWQETAQLTGVQAGPLLNDLVGKDRLLGTTKADYAVSGSGLTPDNIKKSISGNASFAFTDGAINGINIAQMIRNAFNTLTGQASSKNEPLRTDFAALTGSAFIKKGHITNDDLHMMSPLLRVNGQGWANLPNNNLDYNTKVKIVGSLKGQDGESIDQLAGLTIPIYAKGSLSDPDIGLDAKAMAQALLQGGVKGVEGAVKGVGDAVKSLTGSGSDSGAGDTKEGSKPGGILKNLF, encoded by the coding sequence ATGAGCAAGCCAATCAAGATTATTCTCATCGCGGCAGGAGCCCTACTCTCCCTGTTCATAGTAGCGGCTATCGTGTTGGTCTCCACTGTAGACCCCAACGAATACAAGGGACAGATAGCCCAGGCAGTTGAAGAGAACACTGGACGTCAACTCACATTCGAAGGGGACATCGGGTTCCGCTTTTTCCCGTGGCTCGGCCTTGAAGTCGGCCCTGTAGCTCTTGGCAATGCCAAGGGCTTCTCCCCGCAGGAAATGGTTCGCATCAACCAGGCCGAAGCCTCGATCGAATTACTTCCCCTTCTGACTGGCAATGTTTCCATCGGTGTGATCATCCTAGATGGCTTCAACCTGAACCTTGCCGTCAATAAGCAGGGCGTGACCAACTGGGACGACCTTACCGCCAGTAAGGGGGCCAAGGAACCAAAGGCAACTCAGCCCGAAGAGCCTGCCAAGGAATCGTCCGGCGCAAGCCTTGACTCCATTTCTATTGGTGGTGTGAAGATCACCAACGCCAATGTCACCTACGATGATCGCAGCACCGGCCAGCAGGCAACCATCGCCAATCTGAATCTGCTCATCGGAGAAGTCGGCAACAACACGCCGACACCTATCGACCTTGGCTTCGACCTGAAGCTCAATGAACCCAAGATCGAAACGTCGCCCACGTTGACCGCGGTTGTCACGCTGGACAAGGATGCCAACACCATCACCCTGAGTGATTTCATCCTCACCCTGCTCGACCTGAGTGTGACCGGTAATTTCTTTGCCAAGAGTCATGACAAGGGCATGGATTATTCGGGCGAAATCGCGCTGGCAGAGATGTCCGCCAAGAAGCTGATGACATCCCTTGGCATGGAGCCGCTCAAGACCACTGACCCAGCAGCATTGACCAGAATAAGCTCGACCCTCAAGCTCTCTGGCAACTCCAATAGTGCCAAGCTGGATAACATGACCGTCAAGCTGGATGATACCACCATCAAGGGCGAAGGCTCTGTAACCAACTTTGCCAAGCCAGCCATCGTTTTCAACGTCAATGTGGACGATATCGATGTGGATCGCTACATGCCCCCGGCAACCAAGGGTGAAGCGACTCAGAGCGCATCAAGTAATCAGCAGGATGCTGGTCCGGTCCAGGAGCCCGATCTCAGCGCCATGCGAGAACTTAATCTCAAGGCCAAGCTGACCATCAACAAGCTCAAGGCCATGAACCTGCGCATCACCGATATCCTGTGCGATCTGGTTGCAAAGAACGGCATCATCACCATCGATCCGTTTTCCGCCAAGCTGTATGATGGCGGCTTGACGGCCAAGTCTGTACTGAACGTCAACGGCCCGCTCGCCACATGGCAGGAGACCGCACAACTGACCGGTGTTCAGGCAGGCCCGCTTCTTAATGATCTGGTGGGCAAGGATCGTTTACTGGGTACGACCAAGGCTGACTACGCCGTATCCGGCTCCGGTCTGACTCCTGACAATATCAAGAAGTCGATCTCGGGCAACGCATCGTTCGCTTTTACCGATGGTGCCATCAACGGCATTAACATCGCGCAGATGATCCGCAACGCCTTCAATACGTTGACAGGTCAAGCCAGCAGCAAGAATGAGCCGCTGCGCACGGACTTCGCAGCCCTGACTGGCAGCGCATTCATCAAGAAGGGTCATATCACCAACGACGACCTGCACATGATGTCGCCACTGCTCCGTGTCAACGGACAGGGTTGGGCCAATCTGCCCAACAACAACCTGGACTACAACACCAAGGTCAAGATCGTTGGTTCGCTCAAGGGACAGGACGGTGAGTCTATTGACCAACTCGCAGGCCTCACCATTCCCATCTATGCAAAGGGGTCACTGAGCGACCCTGACATCGGTCTCGATGCCAAGGCCATGGCACAGGCCCTGCTGCAGGGCGGCGTCAAGGGCGTTGAAGGTGCGGTCAAGGGCGTCGGTGATGCGGTGAAGTCACTCACTGGTTCAGGCTCCGATTCTGGAGCTGGAGATACCAAGGAAGGCAGCAAGCCTGGCGGTA